TTTTTCGGTTTGgccaaaaaaactcaatattgtggtttggcaaaaaaaactcaattttgtagtttggcaacaaaaaaaatggcggaaaactaatttttgtgcTGTTTTGACGTGAAAATTCTCCATGTTTTACATAATcatatgaattttaatttttaatatttatatattgtacAAAATGATAATGAGCTAGAAACTTAACCCTACAAAGCTTATGTGTTGATTATGTTCAGCTCTATTTTAACCATGTCTCAAAAGTCAAGGTTATGGTTACAAATTTTGATGCAGGATTAGGATTAACCTTGTTAGGTTGAGGCCCATTTTAACATGTGTAATTTCTATTCATGTTCTGATGGTCTTCTGTTTACTGTTTGGTGTCTGATTTTGGTTTCAGCCCCTCACAAATCTCAAGAAGATGGATTTGGCAATGTCCTGTCATTTAAAAGAACTCCCAGATCTTTCAAATGCAACAAATCTCGAGAGACTAAATCTGAATGACTGCGAGAGTCTGGTAGAGATTCCATCCTCTTTTTCAAATCTTCACAAGCTAAAAGCGTTGAGCATGTTTGCCTGCACAAAGCTAGAAGTCATTCCAGCTTACATGAACTTGGCATCTCTTGAATCGGTTGATATGACTGCATGCCAAAGATTGAGAAACTTTCCAGACATCTCTAGGAACGTCTCAAAGTTCTCTATCTCAGTCGAGGAACTAGACCAAGTGCCTGAGTCTATCAGGCTTTGGTCTCGTCTTCGTGTTCTCACCATAACCAGCAAAGGAAAACTAAAGTCCTTAACACATCTTCCCCAAAGTGTAAAGCATCTACACCTAAGCTGCATTGGTGAGCAGAGGATTCCATATTTCAAGAAAAGTCTCCAGCGGGTAGAACTTTATCTAAACAGCTGCAGAAGTTCACTACTCAGGGAAGATTGTGAACCCAAGGAGGGACTTACTTGTCCTTATGACACTCCATACACGCAACTCGATTACACGAACTGCTTCAAACTGGACCGAGAAGCACGGACAGCAATTTTAACAGAACATTTTGCTCAAGGCTGGGCTTGTTTACCTGGAGGAGAAGTGCCTGTAGAGTTCGATCACCAAGCCAAAGGAAATAGTGTGACCATACATCCCGTGAGTAACATGTCTCTCACCATTTTCAAGGTTTGTGTGTTGATTTCTCCTAACCAGCAAACCAGAGAATCGGAACAACTAGCGTGTTGTCGTATAAGCAAAGGGATTGAGGAGATCAGTGTTTATGCTATTCCTAGGATTCAAAGAAAACATTTATTTCTATTTCCCTCATACTTATTGCAAGAATCTACTAGCAGAGAGGTTGTGTTTACATTCAGCAGCGAACTCGAGATTGTTGAATGCGGTGTCCAAATCTGGAAGGATGAATCAGAAAGAAACCAAAGTGCATATAGTAAACCAGGAAATGGTGAGGAAGAAGATGTCAGCAATAACCAGCAGGACACATATAACATCAGCAGAGCTtgggacgaagaagaagctgaggaGTATGTGAATCTGAATCCAGCAAAGCGTACAAAGAGATGAAACATATTGTAGAAAGAGATGAATTACGCTTATTTGCCTTAAGTTTAAgtctctttagttttttttcttgtcttgtcTTAGCTGAATATTAtaccatttcttcttcttcactccaTTTTCTTCCCTGACTGTGACCTCTCCTTCTTCTCTAGCTTCCATTAAAAGACTGCTCTTCTTCTTGCTCTTTCCCTTGCCCCAGCTCTTGCTTGAACTATGCTTTGTTGGTGGGAAAGTTGTGTAAGCTGCGCATATCTCGTTCCTCCTCTTGAGAAGCTCATCAATCTGCAAACGATAACAAATCTCAGTTACTTGTTCTTTTATGgtaaacaaagaaaatagaAGAGAGGGAGGTATATATCTCACTTCTTGTACTTCGCCTGCGCATTTACTAGCCATCTCTGTAAACTGTGAAAAGACATCGTGATATTCAGATTCAAACTTCAATAGCTCTGTTCTTTTAGAGACTATCTGCGCTTCTGTTGAACGGAGAGTCGCTTTCTCGTTGGCGAATGGAGCAGATGAGAATATTTCTAGCGTGTAGCTCACGCTTTTGAAAAAATTGTCACCTATAGTAGTAAAATGAAACCAAGTGAGGTTATTCTCTAAAGAGTGGACTAGTGATTTCTATCAAAAACTGTTAACAAACGTACCGTAAACAGCAAACACATGAGTTCCAGCTTTCAGTTCAGTGATCTCAAGCGGCTGGAAAGTGTCGAGCCTTTTGAAAAAACCAGTGTCTGGATCCCTTGAGAGAGCTCTCTGTGAACAGAAGAGTTAAAACTGAGTACATGGCGGTCAAAATAAGTATAAAAATGTGTTTTACTTAAAAGAGGGTAGAGAAGATAGTTAACTGAATTAACCCTGGGATCGAAACGGTAAACAGGGAAGCCGAAAAAATACAATCCTGCAGTTGAGAGCTTTCCTGTTTTCCTGCTGTCTTCCTATTGCAGAAAGAACAAAAGCACATATGTTAATGAGCATGACAAAATTAGAAAGTTTTCTGATGAACCAATCTGTGATGCAACTCAGAGATGTGAcagtaaaattgaaatagaaacgATTTGTTAATCAACAAATGAATAGTACAAAACTCCATACCTGTAGTGCCAGTCTCAATCCTCCACTCTCTTCTTGATCAAAGTAAAGCAACTGGAAAGCAAAAGAATATGAAAAACAACCACCAGATTATTGATCAAGAAAGGCAAAGAGAGTTACCTTGAATTTGTTTTTAGCAGATGAGTGGACTTTACATATCAATCCAGCCTGAGATTCTTCTTCTGTTAACGTAACAGAATAAAAGTGAGCCGATTGCTTTTCAACCTGTTTAGAGAAAAGCAAATATGTCAGAGGCGAAacattattcaaataaaatcaaaaactaaaaaactatGATTATTAATACCTTCCTAGA
This genomic stretch from Brassica napus cultivar Da-Ae chromosome C9, Da-Ae, whole genome shotgun sequence harbors:
- the LOC106376600 gene encoding chaperone protein dnaJ 39 encodes the protein MPTHTSEKEVAGEDELRRNPYEVLGIPSNSTDQEIKSAYRRMALRYHPDKNPNDPVAADMFKEVTFAYDVLSDPENRRQYDTTASEAAGQENEDLELDLSSLGAVNTMFAALFNKLGVQIKTTVSANLLDEALNGTVTTLPLAVGQVVSRKVEKQSAHFYSVTLTEEESQAGLICKVHSSAKNKFKLLYFDQEESGGLRLALQEDSRKTGKLSTAGLYFFGFPVYRFDPRVNSRALSRDPDTGFFKRLDTFQPLEITELKAGTHVFAVYGDNFFKSVSYTLEIFSSAPFANEKATLRSTEAQIVSKRTELLKFESEYHDVFSQFTEMASKCAGEVQEIDELLKRRNEICAAYTTFPPTKHSSSKSWGKGKSKKKSSLLMEAREEGEVTVREENGVKKKKWYNIQLRQDKKKN